One Silene latifolia isolate original U9 population chromosome 4, ASM4854445v1, whole genome shotgun sequence DNA segment encodes these proteins:
- the LOC141652960 gene encoding uncharacterized protein LOC141652960: MAATEETVVTVTMEEEVDVTPTTEVSAGGDKAEKKEKVAKAKKARTRSPPTHPPYFEMIKDAITTLKERNGSSQYAIQKFIEEKEKKLPSNFRKLLLVNLRKFVASGRLVKVKASYKLPAARSAATKAAEPTKKAKPAAVKPKKAVTKPKLKVKAKAKPTKTRSLAAAMAKAKPAPAIKSKSKPAASAKTAVKAKPKAVAGTKRKATAAAAKPAKVAKTAAKATPSKKVAKPVAKKATPVAKKVAKKAVKSVKPKSVKKAAPAKRAMSTRGRK; the protein is encoded by the exons ATGGCGGCAACTGAGGAAACGGTTGTGACAGTGACGATGGAGGAGGAAGTTGATGTTACGCCGACGACGGAGGTTTCGGCTGGCGGTGATAAGGCGGAGAAGAAGGAGAAAGTTGCGAAAGCGAAGAAGGCCAGGACTAGGAGTCCTCCTACTCATCCGCCGTATTTCGag ATGATTAAGGATGCAATAACGACTTTGAAGGAGAGAAACGGCTCAAGTCAATACGCGATTCAGAAATTCATCgaggagaaggagaagaagcttcCGTCAAACTTCCGGAAACTTCTACTCGTCAATTTGCGTAAATTTGTTGCTTCTGGTCGTCTAGTCAAGGTCAAAGCATCTTACAAGCTTCCGGCAGCTCGCTCCGCAGCTACAAAAGCAGCCGAGCCGACAAAGAAGGCGAAGCCGGCTGCTGTGAAACCTAAAAAAGCCGTTACTAAGCCAAAACTGAAGGTGAAGGCAAAGGCAAAGCCTACTAAAACAAGGAGCTTAGCTGCTGCAATGGCTAAGGCCAAACCAGCACCGGCAATTAAGTCAAAGTCAAAACCAGCAGCTTCAGCTAAAACCGCTGTGAAAGCGAAACCAAAGGCGGTGGCTGGGACTAAGAGGAAGGCTACTGCTGCTGCTGCGAAGCCGGCTAAGGTGGCTAAAACTGCAGCAAAAGCCACTCCTTCAAAGAAGGTTGCTAAGCCAGTTGCAAAGAAGGCGACGCCAGTGGCTAAGAAAGTGGCTAAGAAAGCTGTGAAGAGTGTCAAGCCGAAAAGCGTGAAGAAGGCAGCGCCCGCGAAAAGGGCCATGTCTACTAGAGGGAGGAAGTGA
- the LOC141652961 gene encoding transcription initiation factor IIE subunit beta-like, translating into MSLRDDLARFQKQQERCQTTLSKYSARQAPAKASTSQNTHSTMRKETPPIVPLANMGISTPVGKFSENTEKLQQINNIRKAPVGAQMKKVIELLEKTRRAFTADEINKACYVDMNTNKEVFDSLTKNVKVKYDGLRFSYKSKYEIKDKDNLLQTIERYQEGIAIFDLKDSYLDVMKDLQTLKAEGKIWLLSNFDSKEDIAYPNDPRLSSFKVDDDLKQLFRGIDLPQDFLDVEKDLRQRGLTPATDTTKRKEAAQVQGVSSKPKGPKRKEITKRTKLTNAHLPELFEKPKPGRPS; encoded by the exons ATGTCGCTTCGAGATGATCTGGCAAGGTTTCAGAAACAACAGGAAAGATGTCAGACGACTCTGTCAAAGTATTCAGCAAGGCAAGCACCGGCCAAGGCTTCAACCTCACAGAATACGCACTCAACTATGCGTAAAGAAACTCCACCTATTGTACCATTAGCAAATATGGGGATTTCTACGCCTGTAGGCAAATTCTCAGAAAACACAGAGAAGCTTCAGCAAATTAACAACATCAGGAAAGCTCCTGTAGGAGCTCAGATGAAGAAAGTTATTGAGTTGCTCGAAAAG ACAAGGAGAGCTTTTACTGCAGACGAAATCAATAAGGCGTGCTACGTGGACATGAATACGAATAAAGAAGTGTTTGATAGCTTGACTAAGAATGTAAAAGTGAAATATGATGGCTTACGCTTCTCATATAAG TCAAAATATGAGATCAAGGATAAGGACAATCTGCTCCAGACGATAGAACGTTATCAAGAGGGCATAGCTATTTTTGATCTCAAGGATTCATATCTTGATGTCATGAAGGACTTGCAG ACTCTCAAGGCCGAAGGAAAAATATGGCTGCTATCAAATTTTGATTCAAAAGAGGATATTGCTTATCCAAATGACCCGCGGCTGTCCAGCTTCAAGGTCGATGATGATCTCAAACAACTTTTCAGGGGCATCGATCTGCCTCAAGATTTTCTAGATGTCGAGAAGGATTTGAGGCAAAGAGGATTGACACCTGCTACTGATACTACGAAGAGAAAGGAGGCAGCCCAGGTTCAGGGTGTATCCTCCAAGCCTAAAGGCCCCAAGAGGAAGGAGATCACCAAGAGGACTAAGCTCACTAATGCTCACCTTCCCGAACTGTTTGAGAAGCCGAAGCCGGGAAGACCCTCCTGA
- the LOC141651073 gene encoding secreted RxLR effector protein 161-like: protein MTSTRPDIAFAVGKLSRYTSNPSLEHWVAVKRVLRYLKKTIDYALNYVGFPSVLEGYSDASWITNMEDHSSTSGWVFLLGGGAISWASKKQTCITSSTMESEFIALAVAGKEAEWLRNLVYEIPVWPKPIPPISIHCDSSATLAKAYSEVYNGKSRHLGVRHSAVRELITHGTISVDFVRTHHNLADHLTKGLAKDLVIKSVIGMGLKSI, encoded by the coding sequence ATGACAAGCACAAGACCAGATATCGCCTTTGCCGTTGGCAAGTTGAGTAGATACACAAGTAATCCTAGTCTTGAACATTGGGTTGCGGTGAAACGTGTATTGAGATACTTAAAGAAAACCATAGATTATGCTTTGAACTATGTTGGATTTCCTTCAGTTTTAGAAGGATATTCCGATGCTAGTTGGATCACCAACATGGAGGATCATTCATCTACTAGTGGATGGGTGTTCTTGCTTGGTGGAGGAGCTATCTCATGGGCTTCAAAGAAGCAAACTTGTATTACAAGTTCGACCATGGAGTCGGAGTTCATTGCTTTGGCTGTGGCCGGTAAAGAGGCGGAATGGTTAAGGAATTTGGTTTATGAAATTCCGGTTTGGCCAAAACCTATTCCTCCTATCTCTATTCATTGTGATAGTTCGGCTACTTTGGCTAAGGCTTATAGTGAAGTTTACAATGGAAAGTCTAGACACCTTGGTGTTAGACATAGCGCAGTGCGTGAGTTGATTACTCACGGGACTATTTCCGTTGATTTCGTGAGAACACATCATAATTTGGCAGATCACTTGACGAAGGGATTAGCTAAGGACTTGGTTATAAAGTCGGTAATCGGGATGGGTTTAAAGTCCATCTAG